From the genome of Callithrix jacchus isolate 240 chromosome 7, calJac240_pri, whole genome shotgun sequence, one region includes:
- the LOC144577192 gene encoding uncharacterized protein LOC144577192: MGGGGRLPRPRHRRQKALRTIQLSPRLCTSPRSFKRRPDAAHGGLGDTRFSINIGLGLRRFKITTAGARGNQIFVGADSASPGQAAKGSADTWCAGLARGSGGRRGRRARRAGRAAHPGTDGDRRTPSAAATGAGQAGSVRKLWSPKTTEAAATRGGERRPREPPLHLYPPAPGAAGRRAPRDLGAVVPAHSARGPEAGRPRESDPARRSGATATPGARRTAQLAAAGDPQGPFL, encoded by the exons ATGGGAGGCGGGGGTCGGCTCCCACGGCCGCGGCACCGCAGACAAAAGGCTCTCCGCACAATACAGCTCTCCCCGCGACTTTGCACTTCTCCGCG ATCCTTTAAGAGGCGACCGGACGCTGCCCACGGCGGCCTCGGGGACACGCGTTTCTCTATAAATATAGGCCTCGGGCTCCGGCGGTTTAAGATTACAACCGCCGGGGCACGGGGAAACCAAATCTTTGTGGGCGCCGACTCCGCGAGCCCTGGGCAGGCGGCGAAGGGCAGCGCGGACACGTGGTGCGCGGGACTGGCGCGGGGCTCCGGCGGGCGGAGGGGGCGGAGGGCGCGGCGGGCCGGGAGGGCGGCTCACCCCGGGACCGACGGAGACCGACGGACGCCAAGCGCGGCGGCGACGGGCGCGGGGCAGGCCGGAAGCGTGCGAAA gctGTGGAGCCCGAAAACGACGGAGGCGGCAGCGACCCGGGGCGGAGAGAGGCGGCCGAGGGAGCCACCGCTCCATTTATACCCGCCCGCCCCGGGCGCTGCTGGTCGAAGGGCGCCTCGCGACCTGGGCGCAGTCGTGCCCGCCCACTCGGCCCGGGGGCCCGAGGCGGGGCGGCCACGCGAGAGCGACCCGGCGCGGCGGAGCGGCGCCACAGCGACCCCTGGCGCGCGGAGGACCGCCCAGCTAGCGGCTGCCGGAGACCCCCAGGGCCCCTTTCTGTAA